The Treponema medium genome has a window encoding:
- a CDS encoding DUF2715 domain-containing protein: MHKFYFVLLLCFFSAIPCFSQETALQSNDTAEAEHREHDTSSGQPNNTAPLQKKHAGFDEYLFAPAAGMGIGFELSTSKNTLELPFVLGPSIKFDMQFSLRSGFSFLLLNEVFFPLAYTATNKDSAQAGYTPVWHGGVLFGYTHGVKTDLEITAAGGLGVMFILPELVTQLSISKFFTEKYGLYFTLNNKFVFLPAALADDGKMRAMSTVDAALGASFRIYPKEKSVTAQPTVKSKKQRKRVFEQYVFAPSFALSTVFLGIRPDLYIIMGPSLNLDMIFTKEKSGFSFFIHNNTAVWFTTYPKDPDEPTPKLVSLPLTLFHFMFGYTHGRGSNFEISAGIGLGFALSPAHFFRPVTLMPTVSTEIAFTTYFSKKYGLYVSALNSFIFIPFGSYRGADGKRKTSYLFIDMLNISIGPSFRL; this comes from the coding sequence ATGCACAAATTTTATTTTGTATTACTTCTTTGTTTTTTCTCTGCGATTCCCTGCTTTTCACAAGAAACGGCACTGCAGTCCAATGATACAGCGGAAGCCGAACACCGAGAACATGATACGAGCAGCGGGCAGCCGAACAATACTGCGCCATTGCAGAAGAAACACGCCGGATTTGACGAATATCTTTTTGCGCCGGCTGCCGGCATGGGTATCGGTTTTGAGCTTTCTACATCAAAAAATACATTGGAACTTCCGTTCGTCTTAGGCCCTTCAATTAAATTCGATATGCAATTTTCCCTTAGATCCGGTTTTTCGTTTTTACTCTTAAATGAAGTATTTTTTCCGCTTGCCTACACCGCAACAAACAAGGATTCTGCACAAGCGGGTTATACTCCGGTGTGGCATGGCGGGGTATTGTTCGGATATACTCACGGAGTAAAAACCGATTTGGAAATTACGGCAGCAGGCGGCTTGGGCGTGATGTTTATCTTACCTGAACTCGTAACTCAATTGAGTATTTCAAAATTTTTTACCGAAAAATACGGACTGTATTTCACATTAAATAATAAATTTGTTTTTTTACCTGCGGCTTTAGCGGACGATGGAAAAATGCGAGCGATGAGCACGGTAGATGCCGCCTTGGGAGCTTCCTTCCGTATCTATCCGAAAGAAAAATCGGTTACAGCTCAGCCTACGGTAAAATCTAAAAAACAGCGGAAGCGGGTTTTTGAACAGTATGTATTTGCACCGTCATTTGCCTTGTCAACGGTATTTTTAGGGATACGGCCTGATTTGTATATCATTATGGGACCATCACTTAATCTTGATATGATTTTTACAAAAGAAAAATCCGGTTTCAGTTTTTTTATCCATAATAATACGGCGGTGTGGTTTACAACCTATCCCAAAGACCCTGATGAACCGACACCGAAATTGGTATCTTTGCCGCTTACTCTATTTCATTTTATGTTCGGGTATACTCACGGTAGAGGCAGCAATTTCGAAATCTCTGCGGGTATCGGGCTGGGGTTTGCGCTTTCTCCTGCTCATTTTTTCAGGCCGGTCACACTCATGCCTACTGTCAGCACGGAAATTGCATTCACAACATATTTTTCAAAAAAATACGGGTTATATGTTTCGGCGCTTAACTCGTTTATATTTATTCCTTTCGGTTCATACAGGGGGGCTGACGGAAAAAGAAAAACAAGCTATTTATTTATCGATATGCTCAATATCAGCATTGGGCCTTCGTTCCGCTTATAA
- a CDS encoding Rpn family recombination-promoting nuclease/putative transposase produces MITANRKYKDSVFVDLFAEDEKAKENFLSLYNALHGTNLQMSCPVENIRLDNVMYMNIINDVSCLVDNKIIVLAEHQSTINENMPLRFLEYIARLYEKLQAPTDRYLRKLSKIPTPEFYVFYNGKEDYPETTVLKLSDAFITKPEKVPLELEVKVYNINKDKGAEVLSRCKPLEEYSLFVEEVRKQTQLDPENGFTNAVKICIEKGILKEYLQRKSREVINMLVAEYDYDTDISVQREESLRIGIQQGIQQGIEQGIKRGFSDGVIKTALAFKKMGIPIAKIAEGTGLTQAEIEKL; encoded by the coding sequence ATGATCACGGCAAACAGAAAATATAAAGATTCGGTTTTTGTCGATCTTTTTGCAGAAGACGAAAAAGCTAAAGAAAACTTTTTATCGCTATATAACGCTTTGCACGGAACAAACCTGCAAATGTCTTGTCCTGTAGAAAACATAAGGCTCGATAATGTTATGTATATGAACATAATCAACGATGTTTCCTGCCTTGTCGACAATAAGATTATCGTTCTTGCAGAACATCAATCCACCATAAACGAAAACATGCCTTTGCGTTTTTTAGAATACATAGCAAGGCTCTATGAAAAACTTCAAGCTCCGACCGATAGATATTTAAGAAAGCTGTCTAAAATACCTACGCCGGAATTCTACGTTTTCTATAACGGCAAGGAAGATTACCCTGAAACTACAGTTCTAAAGTTATCTGATGCGTTTATAACAAAACCAGAAAAAGTGCCGCTGGAGCTTGAGGTAAAGGTATATAACATAAATAAGGACAAAGGAGCAGAAGTATTGAGCCGCTGTAAACCGCTTGAAGAATACAGTCTCTTTGTTGAAGAGGTAAGAAAACAAACGCAACTTGATCCTGAAAATGGCTTTACCAATGCGGTAAAGATATGTATAGAAAAAGGAATCTTAAAAGAATACTTACAGAGAAAATCACGGGAGGTAATAAATATGTTAGTAGCCGAATATGATTACGATACAGACATCTCAGTACAGAGAGAAGAAAGTCTAAGAATTGGAATACAACAAGGAATACAACAGGGTATTGAACAGGGTATTAAGCGAGGCTTTTCCGATGGAGTAATAAAAACAGCTTTAGCTTTTAAGAAAATGGGTATACCGATAGCAAAAATTGCTGAGGGTACAGGGCTTACTCAAGCGGAAATAGAAAAATTATAA